In Xiphophorus maculatus strain JP 163 A chromosome 18, X_maculatus-5.0-male, whole genome shotgun sequence, a single genomic region encodes these proteins:
- the LOC102235673 gene encoding endothelial cell-selective adhesion molecule-like encodes MEMKRKLRAMLMLIWIFPGDTRKVEMPSREMEVVKGQLVVLQAWYSPSSDISQNTVIWHFTGNDSKQVINFSSGKVGHGQNEFTKRVGFSVTMPSANLSIYINNTQESDSGLYFCHVIVPGGRGISGELRLNVKVPPSPPLCSMTGNPVVKGNVTLSCQSSQGKPAPHYKWTKAAPTSEVFFSPMQNERHGTLRLSNLTKGMSGKYICRASNTAGSDSCSINLEVITPSNGGMIAAATLGSVVGLVAMVLILIFILKRRQDTEEEMANEIKEDAQAPKRVSWAKSNTGSDIVSKNGTLSSIATSPRSQDLHQPKFPYPYSPISASDTGSVINAYQLRPGTACSLQGLPGYNMGGGTPVRKHKRPPSANGGPPQVARGPVVGTLLKRTEGPQPQVPGPVAASPHISSSTLTRMGAIAVMVPAQSQAGSLV; translated from the exons GTGACACCCGAAAGGTGGAGATGCCCAGCAGAGAGATGGAGGTGGTGAAGGGCCAGCTGGTGGTGTTACAGGCCTGGTACAGCCCCAGCTCCGACATCTCCCAAAACACCGTCATTTGGCACTTTACAGGGAACGATTCCAAGCAG GTGATCAACTTTAGTTCAGGGAAAGTTGGGCACGGACAAAACGAGTTCACCAAGAGAGTGGGCTTCAGTGTGACCATGCCCTCCGCCAACCTGTCCATCTACATCAACAACACGCAGGAGAGCGACTCGGGCCTCTACTTCTGCCACGTCATCGTCCCCGGAGGGCGCGGCATTTCCGGAGAGCTGCGGCTTAACGTCAAAG TCCCGCCCTCGCCGCCCCTGTGCAGCATGACGGGGAACCCGGTGGTGAAGGGCAACGTGACTCTGAGCTGCCAGTCCAGCCAGGGAAAACCCGCCCCTCACTACAAGTGGACCAAGGCCGCGCCCACGTCCGAGGTCTTTTTCTCCCCAATGCAAA ATGAGAGACACGGCACCCTAAGGCTGAGCAACCTCACCAAAGGCATGTCGGGGAAGTACATCTGCCGAGCCAGCAACACGGCCGGCTCCGACAGCTGCTCCATTAACCTGGAGGTCATCACCC cttccaACGGTGGAATGATCGCTGCAGCGACTCTGGGGTCCGTGGTGGGGCTGGTCGCCATGGTGCTCATCCTCATATTCATACTGAAGAGGAGGCAGGACACGGAGGAGGAGATGGCCAACGAGATCAA GGAGGACGCTCAGGCGCCAAAGCGAGTGTCGTGGGCCAAGAGCAACACCGGCTCAGACATTGTGTCAAAAAACGGCACCCTGTCCTCCATAGCCACCAGCCCCCGCTCGCAGGACCTCCACCAGCCCAAATTCCCGTACCCGTACTCCCCCATTTCGGCATCGGACACGGGCTCGGTGATCAACGCCTACCAGCTGCGACCCGGGACGGCCTGCAGCCTGCAGGGGCTCCCCGGGTACAACATGGGAGGCGGGACCCCTGTACGCAAACACAAGAGGCCGCCCAGCGCGAACGGAGGGCCCCCGCAGGTCGCCAGGGGCCCAGTGGTTGGCACCCTGCTGAAAAGAACTGAGGGGCCTCAGCCTCAGGTTCCTGGCCCGGTCGCCGCGTCGCCGCACATCAGCTCCTCCACTCTGACGCGCATGGGGGCCATCGCCGTCATGGTGCCGGCCCAGAGCCAAGCAGGCTCCCTGGTGTAG